Proteins encoded by one window of Sediminicoccus rosea:
- a CDS encoding glycosyltransferase — MPGASADPSAEVTRLLLRNDELETELNRLRAAAPPPGALGALRWLGDGLVRRARRLAARIARRLGGAALKRLPVPLRALTKLAEPAGSAAEDAQAFFHTISTTRLLKPETGHRPRPPFDAATAPRVSVVIVSFNYGRFVGHAVESVLSQSFQDLEVIVVEGGSTDTASREAVRGLAQDRVRVLFQDTPQPAGANRNFGISQARGHYVCCLDADDTLAPTYIEHALYLIERQGYDVVSCGLRRVGGDAGEYFPLEQPELRDLLEGNQVLTCALFRRALWEASGGFRDIERDAIGHVHEDWLFWVRLAALGARIRNLPRAPYLHYRVHPGSLSNAKDVLPVWQQRVLVQRANMDVLWPLAETSHMAHSAHAGQGTPQRRRRRRAAQSAAALAGRPPTLLLALPWLVLGGAERLLSGVVGHLTASGWRVVVVTTLAADPVLGDSTPWFSAHTREIFDLPRAVPPEFRDDFLLHLIEAKAPDIVWIVGSAAMYGLLPQVQQTQPSVRVADLLFNTVGHVANNARHRHRIDLNLVESQAVRQFLLDSGEAAARIRLIESGVDLDALRPQPKSEGLLARIGARPGQFLVGFMGRWSEEKNPLGFIEIARMVDQALPVTFLMTGTGPMRSEIEAAIARAGFPPGRFLLLGEVPEVAPVLGSLGLLVLPSRLDGRPTVVMEAAAMGVPVLASRVGGLPDLVMEGETGWLCDAADLPGFAARIAAAAADPAALDRMRGQARRHAEQRFDQRAMLTSYAAALAELLPRDHRAHRHG, encoded by the coding sequence ATGCCGGGCGCATCCGCCGACCCTTCGGCGGAGGTCACGCGCCTTCTCCTCCGCAACGATGAGCTGGAAACCGAGCTCAACCGCCTGCGCGCGGCGGCGCCGCCGCCCGGCGCGCTGGGCGCGCTGCGCTGGCTGGGGGATGGCTTGGTGCGGCGGGCGCGGCGCCTGGCCGCGCGAATCGCGCGGCGCCTCGGAGGGGCGGCGCTCAAGCGACTGCCGGTCCCGCTGCGCGCCCTGACGAAGCTTGCCGAGCCGGCGGGAAGCGCGGCAGAGGACGCGCAGGCCTTCTTCCACACGATCTCGACGACGCGCTTGCTGAAGCCGGAGACCGGCCATCGCCCGCGCCCGCCCTTCGATGCGGCGACCGCGCCACGCGTCAGCGTGGTCATCGTCTCCTTCAACTACGGCCGCTTTGTCGGCCATGCCGTGGAATCGGTGCTTTCGCAAAGCTTCCAGGACCTCGAAGTCATCGTGGTGGAGGGCGGCTCCACCGACACCGCCTCACGCGAGGCGGTGCGCGGGCTGGCGCAGGATCGCGTGCGGGTCCTTTTCCAGGACACCCCCCAGCCGGCCGGCGCCAACCGCAACTTCGGCATCAGCCAGGCGCGCGGCCACTATGTCTGCTGCCTGGACGCGGATGACACGCTGGCGCCCACCTATATCGAGCACGCGCTCTACCTGATCGAGCGCCAGGGCTATGATGTCGTCTCCTGCGGGCTGCGCCGGGTGGGTGGGGACGCGGGCGAGTATTTCCCGCTGGAGCAGCCCGAGCTGCGCGACCTGCTGGAAGGCAACCAGGTGCTGACCTGCGCGCTGTTCCGCCGCGCGCTCTGGGAGGCGAGCGGCGGGTTCCGCGACATCGAGCGCGACGCCATCGGCCATGTGCACGAGGACTGGCTGTTCTGGGTGCGCCTCGCGGCCCTCGGCGCGCGCATCCGCAACCTGCCGCGCGCGCCTTATCTTCACTATCGCGTGCATCCCGGCAGCCTGAGCAACGCGAAGGACGTGCTGCCCGTCTGGCAGCAGCGCGTGCTGGTGCAGCGCGCCAACATGGACGTGCTCTGGCCGCTGGCCGAGACCAGCCACATGGCGCATTCCGCGCATGCCGGCCAGGGGACGCCGCAGCGGCGGCGGCGGCGGCGCGCCGCGCAGTCTGCCGCCGCGCTTGCCGGCCGGCCGCCCACGCTGCTTCTCGCCCTGCCCTGGCTCGTCCTCGGCGGCGCGGAGCGGCTGCTGAGCGGCGTGGTCGGCCATCTGACGGCATCGGGCTGGCGGGTGGTGGTGGTCACGACCCTCGCCGCCGACCCGGTGCTGGGCGACAGCACGCCCTGGTTCTCCGCCCATACGCGCGAGATCTTCGACCTGCCGCGCGCCGTCCCGCCCGAGTTCCGCGATGATTTCCTGCTGCACCTCATCGAGGCCAAGGCGCCGGACATCGTCTGGATCGTCGGCAGCGCGGCCATGTATGGGCTGCTCCCGCAGGTCCAGCAGACGCAGCCCTCGGTCCGCGTGGCGGACCTGCTGTTCAACACCGTGGGCCATGTCGCCAACAATGCGCGCCACCGCCACCGGATCGACCTGAACCTCGTGGAAAGCCAGGCGGTGCGGCAATTCCTGCTCGATTCCGGCGAGGCGGCGGCCCGGATCCGGCTGATCGAAAGCGGCGTGGACCTCGACGCGCTCCGCCCGCAGCCCAAGAGCGAGGGGCTCCTTGCGCGCATCGGCGCGCGCCCGGGGCAGTTCCTCGTCGGCTTCATGGGGCGGTGGTCGGAGGAGAAGAACCCGCTGGGCTTCATCGAGATCGCCCGCATGGTGGACCAGGCCCTGCCCGTGACCTTCCTGATGACCGGCACCGGGCCGATGCGATCCGAGATCGAGGCCGCCATCGCCCGGGCGGGCTTTCCCCCGGGGCGCTTCCTGCTCCTGGGCGAGGTGCCCGAGGTGGCCCCGGTGCTCGGCTCGCTTGGCCTTCTCGTGCTTCCCTCGCGGCTCGACGGGCGGCCCACCGTGGTGATGGAGGCGGCGGCCATGGGGGTTCCCGTGCTGGCCTCACGCGTCGGCGGCCTGCCCGACCTCGTCATGGAGGGCGAGACCGGCTGGCTCTGCGACGCCGCGGACCTGCCGGGCTTCGCCGCGCGCATCGCCGCGGCCGCGGCCGACCCCGCGGCGCTCGACCGCATGCGCGGCCAGGCCCGACGCCATGCCGAGCAGCGTTTCGACCAGCGCGCCATGCTGACCAGCTACGCGGCGGCGCTGGCCGAACTCCTGCCGCGCGACCATCGGGCGCATCGCCATGGATAG
- a CDS encoding glycosyltransferase family 2 protein, giving the protein MTDVSAILNVHREGVLAHASLLSMAHAAGQARAAGLQVELIAVADCTDQVTLDVLAGHPGVRVVQTEVNDLGIARNEGVREAQGRYITFLDGDDLWGPGWILRAHQAAIRAAEPSVWHPEASLFFGQDAAPQWLPHPDGETIEGDWVVLGMRNHWTSPSFAERTVYERVPYRRTDLGKQSGYEDWCWNCETTAAGLVHRVVPDTAHLIRVRPDSMVRRTINTHSLMTPSLLFRSRIGWLRPVEDE; this is encoded by the coding sequence ATGACCGACGTCTCCGCGATCCTGAACGTCCATCGCGAGGGCGTGCTGGCCCACGCCTCGCTGCTCAGCATGGCCCATGCGGCGGGGCAGGCGCGCGCGGCCGGGCTCCAGGTCGAGCTCATCGCCGTGGCCGACTGCACGGACCAGGTGACGCTCGACGTGCTCGCCGGCCATCCCGGCGTGCGGGTGGTGCAGACCGAGGTGAACGACCTCGGCATCGCGCGCAACGAGGGAGTGCGCGAGGCCCAGGGTCGCTACATCACCTTCCTGGACGGGGACGACCTCTGGGGCCCGGGCTGGATCCTCCGGGCCCACCAGGCCGCCATCCGCGCGGCCGAACCCTCCGTCTGGCATCCCGAGGCCAGCCTGTTCTTCGGCCAGGATGCGGCGCCGCAATGGCTGCCGCACCCGGATGGCGAGACGATCGAGGGCGACTGGGTCGTACTCGGGATGCGCAACCACTGGACCTCGCCCAGCTTCGCGGAGCGCACGGTCTATGAGCGCGTCCCCTATCGCCGCACCGATCTCGGCAAGCAGTCGGGCTACGAGGACTGGTGCTGGAACTGCGAGACGACGGCGGCGGGCCTGGTCCATCGCGTCGTGCCGGACACGGCGCACCTGATCCGCGTCCGTCCGGATTCCATGGTGCGGCGGACGATCAACACGCATTCGCTGATGACGCCCTCGCTCCTTTTCCGGTCCAGGATCGGGTGGCTGCGGCCGGTCGAGGACGAATAG
- a CDS encoding NAD-dependent epimerase/dehydratase family protein — MRALVTGAGGFLGRHVVARLAEAGISVVTLGRGDPADAVPGRAYRIADLGDEAAVAAVLREAAPDLVFHLAGTAAAEPLEETYRVNVLFAARLLAAARRLPAPPRILLAGSAAEYGPMDEAQLPVSETAACQPVSVYGITKLAQTLHGLAAAPDLPVVVARLFNVIGGGMPGHLALGAFAAQIRAMPATGGVLRTGPLARERDFVEAVPTATLLLDLLRDSRAEGRVVNICSGRPTSLADLTAALVRAAGRPVEVQEAAGRVGNSDMIRHWGSAALLESWGYRLAPPDADRVAAMLLG; from the coding sequence GTGAGGGCGCTGGTCACCGGGGCGGGCGGCTTCCTCGGCCGCCATGTGGTGGCCCGCCTCGCCGAGGCGGGGATCTCGGTCGTCACGCTTGGCCGGGGCGATCCGGCGGATGCCGTGCCGGGCCGCGCCTACCGCATCGCCGATCTGGGGGATGAGGCTGCCGTCGCCGCCGTGCTGCGCGAGGCCGCCCCCGACCTCGTCTTCCACCTGGCCGGGACCGCCGCCGCCGAGCCGCTGGAGGAGACCTATCGCGTCAATGTCCTCTTTGCCGCGCGGCTCCTGGCGGCCGCCCGCCGGCTGCCGGCGCCGCCGCGCATCCTGCTCGCCGGCAGCGCCGCCGAATATGGCCCGATGGACGAGGCGCAGCTGCCGGTGAGCGAGACCGCCGCCTGCCAGCCGGTCTCCGTCTATGGCATCACCAAGCTCGCGCAGACACTGCATGGCCTCGCCGCCGCGCCGGACCTGCCGGTGGTGGTCGCGCGGCTGTTCAATGTGATCGGTGGCGGCATGCCGGGGCACCTCGCGCTCGGCGCCTTCGCCGCGCAGATCCGCGCCATGCCGGCCACGGGCGGTGTGCTCCGCACCGGGCCGCTGGCGCGTGAGCGCGATTTCGTGGAGGCGGTGCCGACCGCCACCCTCCTGCTCGACCTCTTGCGCGATTCCAGGGCCGAGGGGCGTGTGGTGAACATCTGCTCTGGCCGGCCGACCAGCCTGGCCGACCTCACCGCCGCGCTGGTGCGCGCCGCGGGCCGCCCGGTGGAGGTGCAGGAGGCTGCGGGCCGCGTCGGCAATTCCGACATGATCCGCCACTGGGGCTCGGCCGCGCTGCTGGAATCCTGGGGCTACCGCCTGGCACCGCCCGACGCGGACCGGGTTGCGGCGATGCTGCTCGGCTGA
- a CDS encoding sugar phosphate nucleotidyltransferase, protein MQVLVMAGGRGTRLGPYTATFPKPLVPIGDMPILELLLRQFKAAGVTEVILAVNHLHHLLRAFFGEGERLGMKISYSLEDSPLGTAGPIGLVRDQLQETFFVSNGDLLTTLDFATMLAAHRTAGADATIASFRREMKSEFGVLETDAEMHMTGYLEKPVQTHLVSMGLYVLQRDAVVPLVTPGERLDMPDLMRALVAGGRRVLCHAPECFWLDIGRPDDYAQAQALFDTDRGRFLPDGA, encoded by the coding sequence ATGCAGGTCCTGGTGATGGCGGGCGGCCGTGGCACGCGCCTCGGCCCCTATACGGCCACCTTCCCGAAGCCGCTCGTCCCGATCGGCGACATGCCGATCCTCGAACTGCTGCTGCGGCAGTTCAAGGCGGCGGGCGTGACGGAGGTGATCCTCGCGGTGAACCACCTGCACCACCTGCTGCGCGCCTTCTTCGGCGAGGGCGAGCGGCTTGGCATGAAGATCTCCTACAGCCTGGAGGACAGCCCGCTTGGCACCGCTGGGCCGATCGGCCTCGTGCGTGACCAGCTGCAGGAGACCTTCTTCGTCAGCAACGGGGACCTGCTGACCACGCTCGACTTCGCGACCATGCTGGCCGCGCACCGCACCGCCGGCGCGGATGCGACCATCGCGAGCTTCCGGCGCGAGATGAAGTCGGAATTCGGCGTGCTCGAGACCGATGCCGAGATGCATATGACCGGCTATCTCGAGAAGCCGGTGCAGACGCACCTCGTCAGCATGGGCCTCTACGTGCTGCAGCGCGACGCCGTCGTTCCGCTGGTGACGCCGGGCGAGCGGCTGGACATGCCGGACCTGATGCGCGCGCTGGTCGCCGGCGGCCGCCGCGTCCTCTGCCACGCGCCCGAATGCTTCTGGCTGGATATCGGCCGCCCCGACGACTACGCCCAGGCCCAGGCCCTGTTCGATACGGATCGCGGCCGCTTCCTCCCCGACGGCGCGTGA
- a CDS encoding GDP-mannose 4,6-dehydratase, producing the protein MSHTAPPQAAAATSLRGKRVLVTGAGGFIGSHLAERLVREGAEVHAMVHYNALSSWGNLDLVAAEVKPELRVTLGNIEDSDYVARACKGMDVVFHLAALIAIPYSYVAPRSYVRANVEGTLNVLEAARQLGVGRVIHTSTSEVYGTALREPIDEDHPLQGQSPYSASKIGADKIAESYWRSFETEVVTLRPFNTYGPRQSARAFIPTIISQAFTRDEIRLGSLDPLRDMTFVSDTVAGYLAAATTPGISGETINLGTGSTYSIGDFAARILKLMGMDKPIVQEAARMRPAQSEVGKLVSDNGKARRLMGWAPQVSLDEGLRQTIEFVGAHRHLYRTNSYTV; encoded by the coding sequence GTGAGTCACACAGCCCCGCCCCAGGCCGCCGCCGCCACGAGTCTGCGCGGCAAGCGTGTGCTGGTGACCGGCGCCGGCGGCTTCATCGGCAGCCATCTGGCCGAGCGCCTGGTGCGGGAGGGGGCCGAGGTGCATGCCATGGTGCACTACAACGCCCTCTCCAGCTGGGGGAATCTCGACCTCGTGGCAGCCGAGGTGAAGCCCGAGCTGCGCGTGACGCTCGGCAACATCGAGGACAGCGACTACGTCGCACGCGCCTGCAAGGGCATGGATGTGGTGTTCCACCTGGCCGCGCTGATCGCCATTCCCTATTCCTACGTGGCGCCGCGCAGCTATGTGCGCGCCAATGTCGAGGGCACGCTGAACGTGCTGGAGGCCGCGCGTCAGCTCGGCGTGGGCCGCGTCATCCACACCAGCACCTCCGAGGTCTATGGCACCGCGCTGCGCGAGCCGATCGACGAGGACCACCCGCTGCAGGGCCAGTCGCCCTATTCGGCGAGCAAGATCGGCGCCGACAAGATCGCCGAGAGCTACTGGCGCAGCTTCGAGACCGAGGTCGTGACGCTGCGCCCCTTCAACACCTACGGTCCCCGCCAGTCGGCCCGTGCCTTCATCCCCACCATCATCTCCCAGGCCTTCACGCGCGACGAGATCCGCCTGGGCTCGCTCGACCCGCTGCGCGACATGACCTTCGTCTCGGACACGGTGGCCGGCTACCTGGCGGCGGCGACCACGCCCGGGATCTCGGGCGAGACGATCAACCTCGGCACCGGCTCCACCTATTCCATCGGCGACTTCGCCGCGCGCATCCTGAAGCTGATGGGCATGGACAAGCCCATCGTGCAGGAGGCGGCCCGCATGCGGCCGGCCCAGAGCGAGGTGGGCAAGCTCGTCTCCGACAACGGCAAGGCGCGCCGGTTGATGGGCTGGGCGCCGCAGGTCTCCCTCGATGAGGGGCTCCGCCAGACCATCGAGTTCGTCGGCGCGCACCGCCATCTTTACCGCACGAACAGCTACACGGTCTGA
- a CDS encoding PfkB family carbohydrate kinase, giving the protein MQHPSPPLVICLGNVVADHVFRVDDVPQPPAKAQARGYKLSIGGMAANAAIAVARLGGRAAFWGRVGDDPNAELLTGGLREEGIDLTGLHVFPGARSPVSAVLVDRFGERAILGFRGEGLGTDPAWLPLDMMRDASAFLCDPRWPEGAAAALTAAEALDIPTVLDGERSETRLLLDLVPRVRYAIFSATGLNNYAPGQRIPEALRRAVSEGVTRMAAVTRGEDSTLWLMRGETTPRETKAFRIEARDTTGAGDVFHGAFALAMAEGMAMEDALRLASASGALRARDGTTAHRAEVERFIAEYGTG; this is encoded by the coding sequence ATGCAGCACCCCTCCCCGCCCCTCGTGATCTGCCTCGGCAATGTCGTGGCGGACCACGTCTTTCGCGTGGATGACGTGCCACAGCCGCCGGCCAAGGCCCAGGCGCGGGGCTACAAGCTTTCCATTGGCGGAATGGCGGCCAATGCGGCCATCGCGGTGGCGCGGTTGGGCGGTCGCGCCGCCTTCTGGGGCCGCGTGGGCGACGACCCCAATGCGGAGCTCCTGACCGGGGGCCTGCGCGAGGAGGGCATCGACCTGACCGGCCTGCATGTCTTCCCGGGCGCGCGCAGCCCCGTCTCGGCCGTGCTGGTCGACCGTTTCGGCGAGCGCGCCATCCTGGGCTTCCGGGGCGAGGGGCTGGGCACCGACCCCGCCTGGCTGCCGCTCGACATGATGCGGGATGCCAGCGCCTTCCTCTGCGACCCGCGCTGGCCCGAGGGGGCGGCCGCCGCCCTGACCGCCGCGGAGGCGCTCGACATCCCGACCGTGCTGGATGGCGAGCGCAGCGAGACGCGCCTGCTGCTCGATCTCGTCCCCCGCGTGCGCTATGCCATCTTCTCGGCCACCGGCCTCAACAACTACGCGCCGGGCCAGCGCATCCCCGAGGCGCTGCGTCGCGCCGTCTCGGAGGGCGTCACCCGCATGGCCGCCGTCACGCGCGGGGAGGACAGCACGCTCTGGCTCATGCGCGGCGAGACCACGCCGCGCGAAACCAAGGCCTTCCGCATCGAGGCGCGCGACACAACGGGCGCGGGCGACGTCTTCCACGGCGCCTTCGCCCTGGCCATGGCGGAGGGCATGGCGATGGAGGACGCGCTGCGCCTCGCCAGCGCCTCGGGCGCGCTGCGCGCCCGGGACGGCACCACCGCCCACCGTGCCGAAGTGGAGCGCTTCATCGCCGAATACGGCACGGGCTGA
- a CDS encoding glycogen/starch/alpha-glucan phosphorylase, translated as MNDANAAPPPASPVASEDITTPRPDGQAMRDAILRKLTYDLGKSRTGALDRDWFMATALAVRDRVVEPWLNDMRATYNTGQKQVYYLSLEFLIGRLLRDNITNFGLMAEVRAALASLDVDAFKVAACEPDAALGNGGLGRLAACFMDSLASLSIPAFGYGIRYDHGLFRQVIRQGWQEEYPEDWLQFQNPWEFARPEIAHSIGFGGTVEEVVNDDGDTHHVWKPAETVLAVAYDTPIVGWRGKHVNTLRLWSARAADPLKIDVFNRGDHIGALSERVRAEAISRFLYPSDDSPEGLELRLRQEFFFSSAALQDLIRRHLRVYGGIESLPERVAIQLNDTHPAIAVAELMRILLDDHKLPWPEAWRVTHGTISYTNHTLLPEALETWPVSLMERLLPRHMQIIYMINAVHLDAIAAAHPGDLGLLASVSLIEENHGRKVRMGNLAFIGSHKVNGVSALHSELLKKTVFHDLNMLYPGRITNKTNGITFRRWLQQCNPCLTELLTETIGAEFLDRPEALTALKPHAADAGFQGRFAEVKRTNKEALTKLIRQQMGIRVDPAALFDVQIKRIHEYKRQLLNLLETVALYNEIRAQPHNNWAPRVKIFAGKAAASYHRAKLIIKLAHDIARTINRDPTIRDRLKVVFLPNYNVSLAEVLVPACDLSEQISTAGMEASGTGNMKLALNGALTIGTLDGANVEILEHVGAENIFIFGLTTEQVAARRREGWRGQDSINLSPRLQQALESIASGVFSSDDPHRYGELVHMLREHDHFLVTADFDAYFDMQRQVEKRWADQAAWQKSAILNTANMGWFSSDRTIAEYAQEIWRVPVPG; from the coding sequence GTGAACGACGCCAACGCCGCTCCGCCCCCCGCCTCCCCGGTCGCGTCCGAGGACATCACCACGCCCCGCCCCGATGGGCAGGCGATGCGCGACGCCATCCTGCGGAAACTCACCTACGACCTCGGCAAGAGCCGGACCGGCGCATTGGACCGCGACTGGTTCATGGCGACCGCGCTCGCCGTCCGGGACCGCGTGGTGGAGCCCTGGCTGAACGACATGCGGGCGACCTACAACACGGGGCAGAAGCAGGTCTATTACCTCTCGCTCGAGTTCCTCATCGGGCGGCTGCTGCGCGACAACATCACCAATTTCGGCCTGATGGCGGAAGTGCGGGCCGCACTCGCCTCGCTCGACGTGGATGCCTTCAAGGTCGCCGCCTGCGAGCCGGATGCCGCCCTCGGCAATGGCGGCCTCGGGCGCCTCGCCGCCTGCTTCATGGACAGCCTGGCCAGCCTCTCCATTCCCGCCTTCGGCTATGGCATCCGCTATGACCACGGACTGTTCCGCCAGGTGATCCGCCAGGGCTGGCAGGAGGAGTATCCGGAGGATTGGCTGCAATTCCAGAATCCCTGGGAATTTGCCCGCCCGGAGATCGCGCACAGCATCGGCTTCGGCGGCACGGTCGAGGAGGTGGTGAATGACGATGGTGATACGCATCACGTCTGGAAGCCGGCCGAGACGGTTCTCGCGGTCGCCTATGACACGCCCATCGTGGGCTGGCGCGGCAAGCATGTGAATACGCTGCGCCTCTGGTCCGCCCGCGCGGCGGACCCCCTGAAGATCGACGTCTTCAACCGCGGCGACCACATCGGCGCCCTCTCCGAGCGTGTCCGCGCCGAGGCGATCTCGCGCTTCCTCTACCCCTCGGATGACAGCCCCGAGGGGCTGGAACTGCGGCTGAGGCAGGAATTCTTTTTCAGCTCGGCCGCGCTGCAGGACCTCATCCGGCGGCATCTGCGCGTCTATGGTGGCATCGAATCCCTGCCCGAGCGCGTCGCCATCCAGCTGAACGACACCCATCCGGCCATCGCGGTGGCCGAGCTGATGCGCATCCTCCTCGATGATCACAAGCTGCCCTGGCCGGAAGCCTGGCGCGTGACGCACGGCACCATCTCCTACACCAACCACACCCTGCTGCCCGAGGCGCTGGAGACCTGGCCCGTCTCGCTGATGGAGCGCCTTCTGCCGCGCCACATGCAGATCATCTACATGATCAACGCCGTCCATCTCGATGCCATCGCCGCCGCGCATCCCGGTGACCTGGGCCTGCTCGCCTCGGTCTCGCTCATCGAGGAAAATCACGGCCGCAAGGTGCGGATGGGCAACCTCGCCTTCATCGGCTCGCACAAGGTGAACGGTGTCTCGGCGCTGCACTCGGAGCTGTTGAAGAAGACCGTCTTCCACGACCTCAACATGCTCTATCCGGGGCGCATCACGAACAAGACGAACGGCATCACCTTCCGGCGCTGGCTGCAGCAGTGCAACCCGTGCCTGACCGAGCTGCTGACCGAGACCATCGGCGCCGAATTCCTCGACCGGCCCGAGGCGCTGACGGCGCTGAAGCCGCATGCCGCCGATGCCGGCTTCCAGGGCCGCTTCGCCGAGGTGAAGCGCACCAACAAGGAGGCGCTGACGAAGCTGATCCGCCAGCAGATGGGCATCCGCGTGGACCCTGCTGCGTTGTTCGACGTGCAGATCAAGCGCATCCACGAATACAAGCGCCAGCTGCTGAACCTGCTGGAGACGGTGGCGCTCTACAACGAGATCCGCGCGCAGCCGCACAACAACTGGGCGCCGCGCGTGAAGATCTTCGCCGGCAAGGCGGCGGCGAGCTATCACCGCGCCAAGCTCATCATCAAGCTCGCGCATGACATCGCCCGCACCATCAACCGCGACCCCACCATCCGGGACCGGCTGAAGGTGGTGTTCCTGCCCAACTACAACGTCTCGCTGGCCGAGGTGCTGGTGCCTGCCTGTGACCTCTCCGAGCAGATCTCGACGGCGGGGATGGAGGCGTCGGGCACCGGCAACATGAAGCTCGCGCTGAACGGCGCGCTCACCATCGGCACGCTGGACGGTGCCAATGTCGAGATTCTGGAGCATGTGGGGGCCGAAAACATCTTCATCTTCGGCCTGACGACGGAGCAGGTGGCCGCCCGCCGGCGCGAGGGCTGGCGCGGGCAGGATTCGATCAACCTCTCGCCGCGGCTGCAGCAGGCGCTGGAATCCATCGCCTCCGGCGTCTTCTCCTCGGATGATCCGCACCGCTATGGCGAGTTGGTGCACATGCTGCGCGAGCATGACCACTTCCTCGTCACCGCCGATTTCGACGCCTATTTCGACATGCAGCGCCAGGTCGAGAAGCGCTGGGCCGATCAGGCCGCCTGGCAGAAATCGGCGATCCTCAACACGGCCAATATGGGCTGGTTCTCGTCCGATCGGACCATCGCGGAATACGCGCAGGAGATCTGGCGGGTGCCCGTGCCGGGGTAG